In one window of Paracoccus saliphilus DNA:
- a CDS encoding 8-oxoguanine deaminase translates to MPTKLLIRNADAVVTMDEARQEIAGGDVLVENGKIVAVGQGLPRDDAEIVEAGGCVVTPGLVNTHHHLFQTLTRAVPAAQDAALFGWLRTLYPIWSRMGPEDIRLSAQVGLAELALSGCTCSSDHLYLFPNGSRLDDSIEAAADIGIRFTATRGAMSIGESKGGLPPDALVEDEPAILRDSERVVDAFHDAGEGAMVQVALAPCSPFSVSRELMRDAAVLAREKGVRLHTHLAENDEDVRYSLDNFGMLPGDYAESLGWTGDDVWHAHCVKLSDPEIDLFARSGTGVAHCPCSNARLASGIAPVRAMRDRGVPVGLGVDGSASNDSSHLGAEARQAMLVARLKDGPAAMGAREALEIATLGGARVLGRSDIGALRPGMQADLVLWDINELPAAGQWDPVATLVFCAPIRPRAVYVRGRAVVADHQLLTADPRDLRTRAQKAVARLAG, encoded by the coding sequence ATGCCCACTAAGCTGCTGATCCGCAACGCCGATGCCGTCGTCACCATGGACGAGGCACGGCAAGAGATCGCAGGCGGCGATGTGCTGGTCGAGAACGGAAAAATCGTTGCGGTGGGCCAGGGCCTGCCGCGCGATGATGCCGAAATCGTCGAGGCCGGGGGCTGTGTTGTCACACCCGGCCTCGTGAACACCCATCACCACCTGTTCCAGACCCTGACCCGTGCCGTTCCAGCCGCCCAGGATGCTGCGCTTTTTGGTTGGCTGCGGACGCTCTATCCAATCTGGTCGCGGATGGGGCCCGAGGATATCCGCCTGTCGGCGCAGGTCGGCCTGGCCGAGCTTGCGCTGTCGGGCTGCACCTGCAGTTCGGATCATTTGTATTTGTTTCCAAATGGTTCGCGGTTGGATGACAGTATCGAGGCCGCGGCGGATATCGGCATCCGGTTCACCGCCACGCGCGGGGCCATGTCAATCGGCGAGAGCAAGGGCGGCTTGCCGCCCGATGCGCTGGTCGAGGACGAGCCCGCGATCCTGCGCGACAGCGAGCGGGTGGTGGATGCGTTTCACGATGCGGGCGAGGGAGCGATGGTGCAGGTGGCGCTGGCGCCCTGTTCGCCCTTTTCTGTCAGCCGGGAACTGATGCGCGATGCTGCGGTGCTGGCGCGGGAAAAGGGCGTGCGTCTGCATACCCACCTGGCCGAGAATGACGAGGATGTCCGTTATTCTCTGGATAATTTCGGAATGCTGCCAGGGGATTATGCGGAAAGTCTTGGTTGGACCGGGGATGATGTCTGGCATGCCCATTGCGTGAAACTGTCGGACCCGGAGATCGATCTTTTCGCCCGGAGCGGAACCGGCGTGGCGCATTGCCCCTGCTCGAACGCGCGGCTGGCCAGCGGCATCGCCCCGGTGCGGGCGATGCGTGACAGGGGCGTGCCGGTGGGGTTGGGCGTAGATGGCTCAGCCTCCAATGATTCCAGTCACTTGGGCGCAGAGGCGCGACAGGCGATGCTGGTTGCCCGGCTGAAGGACGGCCCCGCGGCGATGGGGGCGCGCGAGGCGCTGGAGATCGCTACGCTTGGTGGTGCCCGGGTGTTGGGACGCAGCGATATCGGCGCCTTGCGTCCGGGTATGCAGGCCGATCTGGTCCTGTGGGATATCAATGAGTTACCTGCCGCCGGTCAATGGGATCCGGTCGCGACGCTGGTGTTCTGCGCCCCGATCCGGCCCAGGGCGGTCTATGTGCGGGGCAGGGCGGTGGTCGCGGACCATCAGCTTTTGACCGCCGATCCGCGTGACTTGCGGACGCGGGCGCAGAAGGCTGTGGCCCGGCTGGCAGGATAG
- a CDS encoding Hint domain-containing protein: MPDIYGIKSFIIRDVFPDTEMNSNPIQPPDELENPTFNVSETLTHFDFKDGNQNEGILWDNIVMEYEAPHDSTKGTRVVVDGVSHSVQAFREAAITLHFDDDHEVVHPKGAQLFFLGTSDREMLTGDILVNPINHLRLKIAGYIKDHPGVRLTSYTIGKIDNGYLYGGTLLSSQNAPFPICFAAGTFLDTADGLRDVQDLRIGDLLLTFDNGYQPIRWIGSRSISGSELEANPKLRPVTIQAGALGDNRPSIPLTLSPQHRVMLRSSQAIDLFGTDEILVPVKKLTELPGIDVSDLAEITYYHVLLDEHEILWSNGCLSESLYLGSQALQAITQEGRDEIAAIFPGIADGNFQAAPARPFAERKKHIRHILTG; the protein is encoded by the coding sequence ATGCCAGATATTTACGGGATCAAGTCATTCATCATCAGGGATGTATTCCCCGACACGGAAATGAATTCCAACCCTATCCAACCGCCTGATGAATTAGAGAACCCGACTTTCAATGTATCGGAAACTCTCACCCATTTCGACTTTAAAGACGGCAATCAGAACGAAGGAATCCTTTGGGACAACATAGTCATGGAATACGAAGCGCCACATGACTCCACCAAGGGCACGCGCGTCGTGGTGGATGGCGTGTCTCATTCCGTACAAGCGTTTAGAGAGGCGGCAATAACCCTGCATTTCGATGACGATCACGAGGTAGTTCACCCAAAAGGTGCCCAGTTATTCTTCCTCGGGACATCCGATCGCGAAATGTTGACGGGCGACATCCTGGTGAACCCGATCAACCATCTCCGACTGAAAATTGCTGGCTATATCAAGGATCATCCCGGTGTGCGCCTGACAAGCTACACGATCGGCAAAATTGACAATGGGTATTTGTATGGTGGTACCCTGCTAAGCAGCCAGAACGCCCCCTTCCCCATCTGTTTCGCTGCCGGAACCTTCCTTGACACCGCCGATGGCCTGCGCGACGTGCAGGATCTACGGATCGGGGACCTGCTTCTGACATTCGACAATGGCTACCAGCCCATTCGCTGGATCGGGTCCCGATCGATCTCTGGGTCGGAACTTGAAGCCAACCCGAAACTTCGCCCTGTGACCATCCAGGCCGGGGCTCTTGGCGATAACCGGCCCTCGATACCGCTGACATTATCGCCGCAGCATCGCGTCATGCTCCGATCCTCGCAAGCAATCGATCTGTTCGGCACCGACGAAATCCTGGTGCCGGTCAAGAAGCTGACCGAACTCCCGGGAATCGATGTCTCCGATCTCGCAGAGATCACCTATTATCATGTCCTGCTGGACGAGCATGAAATTCTCTGGAGCAATGGATGCCTTTCAGAAAGCCTGTATCTTGGAAGCCAGGCATTGCAGGCAATCACGCAAGAAGGACGCGATGAAATCGCCGCCATCTTCCCCGGGATCGCCGACGGAAACTTTCAGGCAGCGCCGGCAAGACCATTCGCGGAACGCAAAAAACATATCCGGCATATTTTGACGGGCTGA
- the uraH gene encoding hydroxyisourate hydrolase, whose product MPGYLTTHVLDTARGKPAEGMEVVLYRLQDGQRVELARLTTNADGRTDRQILPESEFETGVYELEFHAGAWMDTTGIPAETPRFLDVIPIRFGMSQQDHYHVPLLISPFGYSTYRGS is encoded by the coding sequence ATGCCGGGTTACCTGACAACCCATGTTCTCGATACCGCCCGCGGCAAGCCTGCCGAGGGGATGGAGGTGGTGCTGTATCGTCTGCAGGACGGGCAGCGGGTCGAATTGGCACGGCTGACAACCAATGCCGATGGCCGCACCGACCGGCAAATCCTGCCGGAAAGCGAATTCGAAACCGGCGTTTACGAGCTGGAATTCCATGCCGGCGCGTGGATGGATACGACGGGAATCCCGGCGGAAACCCCGCGTTTCCTGGACGTGATCCCGATCCGTTTCGGTATGTCGCAGCAGGACCATTACCACGTGCCGCTGCTGATCTCGCCCTTCGGCTATTCGACCTATCGGGGGAGTTGA
- a CDS encoding urate hydroxylase PuuD, with protein sequence MIPDYVVIWEWLSFAVRWVHVITAIAWIGSSFYFIALDLGLQKSPGLPKGAHGDEWQVHGGGFYHIQKYLVAPERMPEHLTWFKWESYATWLSGAALLMVTYWAGANLYLVDPAKMELAQWQAILISGASLAIGWLIYDTLCKSPLGERPTVLMLLLFAALVVMGWGYDQVFTGRAALLHLGAFTATIMTANVFLIIMPNQRIVVADLKAGRAPDPKYGKIAKLRSTHNNYLTLPVIFLMLSNHYPLAFASDYNWLIAALIFLMGVTIRHFFNTMHARKGELWWTWAVTTVLFIMIMWLSSIGLNQDTLENAETRALTPVETRYAEAAGFDEVASIVAGRCSMCHAREPVYEGIYHAPKGLFLEAPSDIARAAREIYVQAGLTDAMPPANVSFMEDEERAKVIRWFRAAGGADLAGM encoded by the coding sequence ATGATTCCCGATTATGTCGTCATCTGGGAATGGCTGAGCTTTGCCGTCCGTTGGGTCCACGTTATCACGGCCATCGCCTGGATCGGCTCTTCCTTCTATTTCATCGCGCTGGACCTGGGGTTGCAAAAGTCACCCGGCTTGCCCAAGGGCGCGCATGGCGATGAATGGCAGGTTCATGGCGGCGGCTTTTACCATATCCAGAAATATCTCGTCGCGCCGGAGCGGATGCCCGAGCACCTGACATGGTTCAAATGGGAAAGCTATGCGACATGGCTTTCTGGCGCGGCACTGTTGATGGTGACCTATTGGGCCGGGGCGAACCTGTACCTGGTCGATCCGGCCAAGATGGAACTGGCGCAATGGCAGGCCATCCTGATCTCGGGCGCATCGCTGGCGATCGGCTGGCTGATCTATGACACGCTGTGCAAATCGCCGCTCGGGGAACGCCCAACAGTGCTGATGCTGCTTCTGTTCGCGGCGCTGGTCGTCATGGGCTGGGGCTATGACCAGGTCTTTACCGGGCGGGCGGCGCTGCTGCATCTGGGCGCGTTCACCGCGACCATCATGACCGCGAATGTGTTCCTGATCATCATGCCGAACCAGCGCATCGTGGTGGCCGATCTCAAGGCCGGACGCGCGCCCGATCCGAAATACGGAAAAATCGCCAAGCTGCGTTCGACGCATAACAACTACCTGACCCTGCCGGTCATCTTCCTGATGCTGTCGAACCATTACCCGCTGGCCTTCGCAAGCGACTACAACTGGCTGATCGCGGCGCTGATCTTCCTGATGGGGGTGACGATCCGGCATTTCTTCAACACCATGCATGCCCGCAAGGGCGAGCTGTGGTGGACATGGGCGGTAACCACGGTGCTGTTCATCATGATCATGTGGCTGAGCTCCATCGGTCTCAACCAAGATACGCTGGAAAATGCCGAGACCCGTGCCCTGACCCCGGTCGAGACCCGTTACGCCGAGGCGGCGGGTTTCGACGAGGTCGCCAGCATCGTGGCGGGGCGCTGTTCCATGTGCCACGCGCGCGAGCCGGTCTATGAGGGTATCTACCATGCGCCCAAGGGGCTGTTCCTCGAAGCGCCCTCGGACATCGCCCGGGCGGCGCGCGAGATCTATGTGCAAGCGGGGCTGACCGATGCCATGCCGCCTGCCAATGTCAGCTTCATGGAAGATGAGGAACGAGCCAAGGTGATCCGCTGGTTCCGCGCGGCAGGGGGCGCCGATCTCGCCGGGATGTAG